From the Lactuca sativa cultivar Salinas chromosome 9, Lsat_Salinas_v11, whole genome shotgun sequence genome, the window CAATTAGCCTAGCTTGAATGCCTTCCTTCCTTCTTGCAAGAATGCACTAATGGTGATGAAATTAGCTCCTTCCCTCACTCTTTATGCTCTCTGGTTCATTTAGGGTTTCTCAAGGGtgtgtggccgcaaatgaaggccataaggacctttaaatagggcgcGGGcgcaaagatttagggtttctgtccacagcgcggactcgtcgagtcaacttgccgacttgtcgagttcattcattaatccgagtcatcaatcgcgatcctactcgacgagtttaggcgtcaactcatcgagtccctcttcttaactcaaaaataAATACTTAATTTATGATACCTGGAAACCTGAATGTTAcactattattgttgttgttatctCTATTAGTATCATTTTCCATTGTCATGTCTTAAACATAGTTTTTTCGATTCGTTTTTTCGCTTCATGTTATATGTACGTATATGTAAGacaataatgtattgtatatgttTGATAAACATAGTTTTATATGCTTATTTGAGTGTAACAGAttcattattattactattatatatgttattattatataGTATTAGTATCATTTTCCATTGTTCTTGTGttaaacacaattttttttcgtatttttcgcatgtgttatatatgtgtatacgTAAGATTAATATTTAATTGTTGATCGTCATTATTTCGTAGCGAATCACCGGCGGATTGTCGATCGACGAAAATTGTGTTTGTCACTATCCCATTACCGGCCCTTCATACATTTCTCGTTAAATTTGGGCGTCCCATTATGTTGGTGATCTATCGGCATTCCGTTAGTATTTAATTATGTTTATATTTTTCCtaattaatattttttgtatGTGCCCTTATGGTACATATTTGGAAATCCCTTATACAAAATACATGAGATGGGCCAATATAGTGAGAGGGCACATATATGGATTATACTAAAAATATAAtacacaataataataataatacactaACATCCGTACGTAGTTTGAATGGGGTAGCACCAAGAACGTTCAAGCTAGACCGAAAATCAAGAAAAAATGTAGAAGGTAAACTCttcataaacatatcaacatatTGATATTATGAAGGCACATGAAGAACACAAACTTGAAAAGTTGCAACTTGTTAGTTGATGCTAAACATGATTAAGGGACATGTACACCGCTCTTCTTCAACCTCCCAAAATATTGTCTTATCAATATTTACATAGTCAACAGGATCGTAAGACCTCATATCAACCTTCAATCTacaaaaacactcacaaaaaaTGTCAAATATAACTTGGTCATTTTATAGCATAGTATATCTTAGCAAGATGTCATACCTATTTTGTAAATGCAAGTTGTAATGAACAAATACAAGATCATTTAGCCTTTGATGTTCCAATCTATTCCTCCATTTCATGTGAATCCTTTCAAATACACTCCAATTACGTTTACAACCGGAAGAAGATGTTGTTTGACTTAATATTCTAATAGCAAACTTTTTCAAAACCGGAATATCTCCGCCAAATAACTTCCACCACTCATCTACAATAGATATAGTTATCAAAGAAATATtagaaaatacaatattttatatatattaataactCATTAAATTTAAATCATACCTGGACGAGTAAGATTACGAGAAACAATGACACTAGATCTACCAAAGGTACCTTCAGCATCATGAAACCTGCCTAAATTCAATGTAATATTTAAAACATCATCACATTTAAAATTCTTCTCAACCATTTCAAGAACGCCTTGAAACACCTCATTCTTCTTACAAAGATTTGCATGATCATATTGAAAAACGGGATTCAACCAATAAGCCGCACAATAAATACTTTTTCTTAACATCCTATCCCAACGACTATCATTTATGTTAGTGTAAGGCCTATAtaattccttcttcttcttaaacaATTCCTTAATCCCTCTTCTTGCCTGACGCATTCCCTCGTAAACATAACCAATTGCAGGTTTTTCATCCGAATCACACAACCGCAAAAGCTCTAACAAAGGAGTCATTACTTTCACTGTAATCAAACAATTCTTCCAAAAGATTTCATTCAAGAAAATTTGTTTACATTCAACTGCATTTCTCACTTTCAACATCTTCTTAAACTCATTAGATATGACAATTGCTTGTAAATCTTCTTTATGGTCATACAAACTTTGCAATGCAATGAACACGGTACCAAACCGAGTAGCACCTGGACTGATAATTTCTTTCCAAACGGGCCTTTTTCTTAACCAATTCAAGGGCTACTTATGATTATAAACAAAAACAGTAACCCTCGATGCAAGATTGACCAAACTTTTAACATTATCCAATTCTTAAAGATCCTTTAATACAATATTAATACAATGTGCTGCATATGGAGACCAAGTAATATAAGGATATCTTTCACATAAGTTAGTACCAGAAAGCTTGTAATTAGCGGCATTATCAGTTACCATTTGTACCATATTTTTTTCTCCTACCATATCAACAATCTCAGCAAACATATTACACAAATTTGTAGCATTGCTTTCTATATCAGATGCATCAACAGATTTAAGAAATAATATCCCTTTCAGAAAATAAACCAAGAAATTAATCAAATGTCGTTGTGAAACATCCCTCCAACCATCACTCATAATTCTAGAACCAATATCAACCCATTGACTTCTTAACGAATCAATTATCAATGAAACTGACTTTTTTGCATCTGTCAATAAATTAACCCTCAGAGCATGATAATTAGGTGCTTGGTACCCATAACCAATACTTACTATTTTATTTACCATAAGTTGAAAAAAAGGAGAGTTGCAAGCATTCATAGGTATACATGCATCATAAAACCACATAACAATAACTAAATCCACATCATGTATTTTTTCCTTACTTTGCATTGCAGATTTGATAGTGGGTTGGGAAAGATCATTTATACCTTTCGTAAAAAATGGATGCAAGTTTGAAGTAGATTTCCTTTTCCCTTTTTCACAGTTGACAATTCTACTTCCTCCATATCTTCATCATCATCCAAGATAGTAACACTAGTGGTacgtttttcttttctttttgggcAGTCTCTTTCAGTTTCCCTTGCATAGTATACCGTACTTTTGGACTATCTTTTGGGCATGCTACTACCTCACCTTTAATACCATCAAGATGTTTCTTAACCCTGTTTATTCCACCACCGCCTATAACTTTTTGACAAAAGTTACATATCCATGCCTTTTTCCCCTTCTCATCAACGACTTGAATAACATGTTCCCATGCGATATCCATCATTGTTCGTACATTTGATTGAATCGAAGAATGGGATTAAGCTTGAGATTGTGCTTGCAATGGTTCTTCTTCCCTTTGATTCCATATTTAACTACATTGAAAAGTAATGTTATAATCAACAAACATATGTCAGTTGTATCCTAATTACATAATCTACACAATCAAAACCTTGAAACAATGATCAATTAACAATAAATGAACTCTAAGCTAACCAAATCTATCACAATAAAAACCTTGAAACAATGATCAATTAATAATAAATGAACTATAAACTAACCAAATCTATcacttgtttcaaaagaaaacAGGTTTCATAAGAAAAGCAAATCAGAACCGATAGAAGAAAAGAACTTGATTTCACGGTCAATTGGAGAAGAAAAGAAAACAAATCTATCACCCGATTTCATAGTCAATTGATTTCACAGTCAAAAGAAAACTGATTtcataactgtcacaccccaaaatcggaacggccgaaacgttcaggggtggaggacatcatgtttagtatcacaaaacatgcatcatagtaatcaaagtagtaaacaaccatttcattagaaagaaagtgtttacaaagtatgtgattcACATAACATAAACTACATAGCAAATAACAGAATAACAcatgaagctatactgctccatcttctgaatcccaatgcgcgtacctgtctacgggtctcctgagaatacaagttattttgaaagcgtagatcaacatttaagctggtgagttcataagattttagtgatgtaagtaagttgtaagtttttagaaaagttcgcctattcctccagaaaatcctatatttcctgctttgatgaaagataagtaaaaatggctctacaatcctttctatgactgctaaatggatacaagttatataaaacccagagtaaacaaacaatcggttgtgtgtatctgccctaagcccaaaaccaaacaaggaacatgaagtaaggctgaaagcacacatcccattgtttgttagatcattgttgtatataaccctggcgtattcacttggtactcatggagttaactgtaatagttccttcaGATTTTATGcaaagattctttaagaaaacccttatttcttttagtaaaaatggtaaccacagtggttccttttataatcacttagtttatactagctatatataatctaatatcgaatagatagttaattgtgtgaatctgccctaggcccacaaccaaacaaggaacaggaaatgaggcggaaagcacacatccaactacctatcgagtatcaattatatataaccccgatgtataaactaaggtattatacaGTTAACCatctaaggtcctttaagtttatactgggttaataaaatggattaaaccctttactggtaagtttctagttttgtatatcaaatGTTCtaattgaaaagtatgttttgtactagaaaacggtgcattgaattagtgtcctatgacctggcccatacctggtactccttatgattacttggtgtatacgaaatatatatatatatatatatatatatatatatatatatatatatatatatatatatatatatatatatatatatatatatatatataaagacaagatcgaatagatagtaggctgggtgaatctgctctaagcccataaccaaacaaggaacagaaaatGAAGTGGAAAGCACACACCCGACTACCTGTCAGATCCGATTAATATATTTCCCTGATGTatacactaaggaatcataaagttagcattataggccccctttCTACGAAATGTACTAGACTTgactgttctgtttgtcgtttgtaaaatataagttttccctagtttataactatcttaactcgaaaatattttgcattaactttcaagtggaactgtcacaatatgaaagtaatgggaaaatttAAGTACACAGTTGTCTTTTGAATTGACATCCTGTTGTACTGATTACCTTATAACAT encodes:
- the LOC111915040 gene encoding uncharacterized protein LOC111915040, with protein sequence MMDIAWEHVIQVVDEKGKKAWICNFCQKVIGGGGINRVKKHLDGIKGEVVACPKDSPKVRYGGSRIVNCEKGKRKSTSNLHPFFTKGINDLSQPTIKSAMQSKEKIHDVDLVIVMWFYDAYAKKSVSLIIDSLRSQWVDIGSRIMSDGWRDVSQRHLINFLVYFLKGILFLKSVDASDIESNATNLCNMFAEIVDMVGEKNMVQMVTDNAANYKLSGTNLCERYPYITWSPYAAHCINIPLNWLRKRPVWKEIISPGATRFGTVFIALQSLYDHKEDLQAIVISNEFKKMLKVRNAVECKQIFLNEIFWKNCLITVKVMTPLLELLRLCDSDEKPAIGYVYEGMRQARRGIKELFKKKKELYRPYTNINDSRWDRMLRKSIYCAAYWLNPVFQYDHANLCKKNEVFQGVLEMVEKNFKCDDVLNITLNLGRFHDAEGTFGRSSVIVSRNLTRPDEWWKLFGGDIPVLKKFAIRILSQTTSSSGCKRNWSVFERIHMKWRNRLEHQRLNDLVFVHYNLHLQNRLKVDMRSYDPVDYVNIDKTIFWEVEEERCTCPLIMFSIN